In Bacteroidota bacterium, the sequence GTTGGAAGTTTTTGTGGGTTTTATATTATAATTTAGGATTGGGTTCGCTATTCTTAATTATCAATTATTTCAATCCCGATACTTTTGATAAGACACTTATGCCAGCCTTACAAAGTCCCTGGTTTATCCCACATGTTATCGTTTATATGATTGGCTATGCTTTTCTTGGTGTAGCTTCATTGATTGGTCTGGTCGGTTTATATAAAATTTGGAAAAAAGATGAAATAAAAACTACTCTATTATTGGCAGATAATATCGTTTACATTGGTTTTGCTTTCTTAACCTTTGGTCTTTTATTTGGAGCACTTTGGGCCAAAGAGGCTTGGGGACACTATTGGACCTGGGACCCAAAAGAGACCTGGGCTTTTATTACCTGGCTAATGTATTTGCTTTATATTCATTTGAGATTCAATACCAAGAAAAATATTAACTGGGCTTTTTGGGCTCTTGCACTTGCCTTTGTTGTACTGATGATATGTTGGTTTGGTGTTAATTACCTTCCTTCTGCCCAATCGAGTGTACATGTGTATGGAGGCTAATAACCGGAGTCCGGGATAGGATTTAACTCACAGAAAACCAATGATGCACCCGCCTGAACGGATTTATTCGAGCAGGTTTAATTTGGGCTTTTAATCATGAAGTTATAGCATGCTATTTCAAGTGATTTTAAGTCCAAAGATGATGTAAATTAGCTTTCCTTTTCAAGGGTTTCGATGATTAGCCCATATACTTCCTCTAATTTCCTTGCCTCGCCTGAATGACAAAGTCGGGCAGGAATTATCCAGATAGAACTTCGAAAATTTGAGTTGTCAATGAGTTAATCATCTGAAAATGTGAGCAAAGCTTATCCCGAACTCAGGTTAATAAATGAAAAAGGGTTGATAAAATCAACCCTTTTTCAAACAACTATTAATTATGGAAATTGGTTCCATTGGTCTACTAACTATTTACATAATTAGTTATTCAAATATACAAAAGTGTTTATTAAGGTAAAAATGAGATTAATTCAATTACTAGCTATTAATAATAATATTATATTGAGATATGTCAATATATTAAAAACCTGCTATTAAGCCTACGCCACCTACAATTAAGCCTACTAACACATTAATTAGCTTCATGTATACAAAACTCTTTTTGGATTCAGCCAATAGAGGAAGCGCACCATGACCATCCTGAACAATTGAATTTGCCAGTAAAATACTAAAGGGAATATTCCCACTCAAAAACAATGTAATGAAAAGAATATGTGGTCCCGACTCTGGAATTATGCCTACTAATACAGCAATTACCAGAATCATATAAGGGTTATCTTTAATCCACGTATTGATGGGAAGAAACTCCATTCCAAAATGGATGAAAAGCAGTGCTCCCAATGTCCATAGGAAAATTTTAAATAAATGCTTTTTGATTATATGCTCCCACAAGTGATGTTGCAGAAAATGATCGGGTGAAGTAGTTACTATGAACAAAGCCACGAAAGAAGCAAAAAGTGCGGTTATTGCTACCCAATTGAATTCTGGGTTATGAGCATGTGCATGATCATGTGCTCCATGCATTAAAATATTATCGTGATCGTGTAATAATTGTCCAGTTAGCATGCCAACAATAAACAAAATAACACCTGCAATTAAAATAGCACGTTCAAAGGTAATATTCTTTAATTGAGGTATAATTTGCTTTTGTTCAAAACAGCTACAAGAAGGTTCGTGTTCGTGAAAAGCAAAATGCAATTCTTTTCTCTTAATAAAATTTTTATTCTTGAAAAAGATTTGCAAAATAAGTCCACTTATAAGCGCTACTCCAAAAATGATCAGCATTAACTTAATAGCCATATCTGGCATCATCGAAAACATCACAAATGCTTCATCACCTGAAGTGGCTATCATTGCTGTAACGATAGCTGCGAAACTAAATACACCATGAGAATAAAGAGTTACAGCTGTATACGTTCCCAAACATCCGGGAACTAATCCCAAAAGTGCAGCTACTAGAATTTGTAAAAAACCAGATTTTTTCAATGGTTTACTCCATTGTCCTTGGGTGAGTATAGTAATATACTCAATCAATAACATCATTACCAATACAAAACTGGTAATCATTAGTGTATTTCTTATGACATCAATCAAGGGCTTCTTTTGCTTTTTTATTCATGACAGATTTCGATATTCTGATGCTTATTTCATAAAGCAGTACCAAAGGTAAAGCTATTAAAACCTGGCTCATCACATCGGGAGGAGTAAGTATAGAAGACAAAATTAAAATGACTACAAAAGCATGTTTTCTATATTTACGCATAAATTGAGGTGTAACTACGCCAATTTTGGACAAGAAAAAAGTTAATACAGG encodes:
- the ccsA gene encoding cytochrome c biogenesis protein CcsA; its protein translation is MTWQEYQYFIIITVFTWLLSLVLLTFWKSQKMQLIGKILVFVGLASILAFTIGLWISLQRPVFRTLAETRLWYGIFIAIIGIVVYYRWKFLWVLYYNLGLGSLFLIINYFNPDTFDKTLMPALQSPWFIPHVIVYMIGYAFLGVASLIGLVGLYKIWKKDEIKTTLLLADNIVYIGFAFLTFGLLFGALWAKEAWGHYWTWDPKETWAFITWLMYLLYIHLRFNTKKNINWAFWALALAFVVLMICWFGVNYLPSAQSSVHVYGG
- a CDS encoding arsenic efflux protein, which produces MITSFVLVMMLLIEYITILTQGQWSKPLKKSGFLQILVAALLGLVPGCLGTYTAVTLYSHGVFSFAAIVTAMIATSGDEAFVMFSMMPDMAIKLMLIIFGVALISGLILQIFFKNKNFIKRKELHFAFHEHEPSCSCFEQKQIIPQLKNITFERAILIAGVILFIVGMLTGQLLHDHDNILMHGAHDHAHAHNPEFNWVAITALFASFVALFIVTTSPDHFLQHHLWEHIIKKHLFKIFLWTLGALLFIHFGMEFLPINTWIKDNPYMILVIAVLVGIIPESGPHILFITLFLSGNIPFSILLANSIVQDGHGALPLLAESKKSFVYMKLINVLVGLIVGGVGLIAGF